GTGCAGGAACGCCTGCGCGAGGGCGTCGTGCAAATCATCCAGCAGGAGCGCGATCTCGACCGCCACATGCTCAACGGACGGCTCACGGCCTTTGTGTTGCTTGAGGATGTTCGCGTGGGCGATGTGATCGACTACGCCTCCTCGCGTCGCGGCGCCAATCCCGTCTTCGGCGGGAAATACATGGAGGATCTCAGCACCGGCTGGTCCGTGCCGGTGCGCCACCAACGCATCCGCATCATCGTGCCTTCGGATCGCCCCTTGACCCATAAACAGCTGGGCGACTCCGTGCTCATCCCCAGCTCCATCCGCAGCGGCAACGACACTATTCTCACATGGGAAGGCCGCGATTTGCCCGTGATCCAAGGCGAGGGCGAACTCCCGTCCTGGTATACACCGTATCCCTCGCTTCAACTCACCGAGTTTAAATCCTGGGCCGAAGTCGCCTCGTGGGCGGTCCCGCTCTACGCACTGCCCGATGTGGTGCCCGAATCCGTAGCCACCAAAGCCGCCGAACTCACCGAGGGCCTGTCCACCGCTGAGGACAAAACCATCGCGCTGCTCAACTTCGTTCAGCAGGAGATCCGTTATCTGGGCTTGGAACTCGGGCCCGGCACGCATCGCCCCACCGCGCCCGCCGACGTCCTCGCCCGGCGCTTCGGCGATTGCAAAGACAAGACGCTCCTCTTCTGCACGCTCATGCGCGCATCCGGCCTCAAGGCCTGGCCTGCATTGGTCAACACTGACTACCGCGACCACATCAAAGACTGGGTGCCTTCACCCTACGCCTTCGATCACGTCATCGCCTGCGTTTCTCGCGGTCAGGCGCTCTGGTGGGTCGATCCCACGCTCACCAATCAAAAGGGCGGCGCGCTCTACCGCGGACTTCCCGATTACCGGCTGTCACTCCCCGTCGACCGCAACACCGATGCGCTCGCCCCGATCACCCGGCCCGAACTCGCCCAGCGTCGCATGGAAATCGATGAACGCTTCGACGTCACCGCCTTTGACGCTCCCGCCCGCTTCAAGGTTGTCAGCCGTTACACCGGCCTCAGCGCGGACAGCATTCGCGCCTACTTCGCACGCACGTCCCTCGACGAGATCACCAAGGAATACGTCAACTACTACGCCACGGCCTACCCCGGCCTCACGAGCACGAAGCCCGTTTCGATCAGCGACCGAGCGGAGACCAACACCGTGACGATCGAGGAAAACTACAGCGTTCCCGACCTCTGGAAATCCGAGGACTCCGAGCCCAATATCCTCAAGGCCAATTTCTATCCACAAATCATTTCCGACTACGCTACCCAGCCTTCGACCCGCGTGCGCACGATGCCGCTCGGCATTTCGTATCCGGTGAACGTGCTGCTCACCACACGCATTCATCTGCATAAAGACTGGGAGGTTCCGCTCACCGAAAGCACCGTCACCGATCACGCGTTCCGCCTCACCGACAAGATGGTCGGCACCGGCCGGCTGGTCACGATCAACTATCGCTGGGAGTCGCTCGCCGACAACGTGCCCGCCGATAAAATCGCCTCGCACGTTTCCGCCATCAGCCGCGTGCGCGGCACGCTCGGCTACAACCTCACGCACAACAAAGCCATCGCCGCCGCCAACGCCAACACCGCCGGGACCTCCGATGTCGTCCCTCGCTTTCGTTTCAACTGGATGCCCATCGTGCTCATTCTGGTGACCTCGGTGGTCATGTTTTACGTCGGCCGTCACTTCTACGCATTGCCCGCATTGATGCCGCCTCCCGTGCCCGCTCCCGATGAAACCAACCTCGTCGGCCTCGGCGGCTGGCTCATTGTGGTCGCCTTGGGCGTCATCGGTCGGCCCATCTTCTGCATCGTTCAACTCATCCGCGAGTTTGGCGCCGTCTTCAACCTGGACACCTGGGAAGCGATCACCACGCCGGGCTCGGCAACCTATCAAGCCGCGTTCGGCCCGATCATCATCACGGAGGTCATCGGCAACACCCTGCTCATCACCGGCGGGCTCTGGCTCGCGGTGTTTTTCTTCAAACGCAAACGGGCTTTCCCCGGAGCGTTCATCGCCTTGATGGTTTTCATTCTACTCTTCCTCAGCGTCGATACCTGGGCCGTCGACACGCTGCTCAAATCCGACGAACCGGAAAAGACCAAGACCATCTCAGAAATCACCAAGGTGGTGATTCAATGCGCCATCTGGATTCCCTACATGCTCAAATCGCGGCGCGTAAAACTCACCTTTACCCGCTAAATCAATGCACTCGCTTTCCGCGCAACACGGAAAGCGCGGCGCTCAATTCAACTTCACGCGCATGCGGCTGAACTCATTGCACAGCGTGAAGATTTCCTTCGCGGAGGTGAGTTTCAACGCATCCTCGGCGAGCTTCTGGGAATCGCTGAGCTTCATGGAACGAATCAGGTATTTAACCGCCGGGATCAGCGGGGGCGTCATACTCAATTCATCGACTCCGAGTCCGAGCAACAGCGGCGCATAAACCGAATCACCGGCCATCTCGCCGCACACGCTGACCTTGATCTTGTTCTTGTGGGCTTCATCGACCACGAGCTTCAACATGCGAATCACCGCCGGATGCGTTGGCTCGTAGAGATGCGCGATCCGGTTGTTCACGCGGTCCACCGCGAGCAGGTATTGAATCAGGTCATTCGTCCCGATGCTGAAAAAATCGCAATCCTTCGCCAGCACGTCCGACGTGATGGCGGCGCTGGGGATCTCGATCATGGCGCCGACCTGCACCGCGGCATTGAAGGGGATTTTCTTGGCCTTCAGCTCTTCCTTGCACTCGGTGAGCATGACGTTCGCGCGCGTGAGTTCATCGCGCCCGCTGATCATCGGATACATCATCCGGATGTCACCGTGGGCGCTCGCGCGCAGGATGGCGCGCAACTGGTCTTTGAAAATTTCCGGATGATCCAGGCAGAACCGAATCGCGCGGTAGCCGAGGAAGGGATTGTCCTCCTTCGGGAAAAGGTGCGGGTGGCCCGCCATCGGTTTATCACCGCCGAGATCGAGCGTGCGAATGACGACCGGCGAGGGAGCGAGCGACTCGGCCACGGCTTTGTAAGCGTGAAACTGGTCTTCCTCGCTGGGGATGTGGCCCGCGTTGAGATAAAGAAACTCGGTGCGGAAAAGCCCCACGCCGTCTGCGAGGTATTCCTTCACCAGCGCACACTCGTCGACCTTTTCGATGTTGGCGCGCAGCGTGATCGTGACGCCGTCCAGCGTGGTGGCGGGACGACGGTTGGCCTCCATGAGGCGCTGCTCGAAGCCTTTCTTCTGAATCTGAATCTGTCCGTAACGGAAAAGCGTCTGCTGGGTCGGGTTGAGAATGACCAGGCCTTCGTAACCATCCACGAGCACCCAGTCGCCGGGCATCACTTGCTTCGTCAGGTCGCGCACGGCGACCACGGCGGGCACTTTCATCGAACGCGCCACAATCACCGCATGGCTCGTTTTGCTGCCGGAATCGGTGACGATCGCCAATGCCTGCGAGCTGTCGATACCGGCCGCGTCCGAGGGCGAGATGTCATTGGCGATGACCACGCGTTTTTCCACGAGCTGGCTGAGATTCTGGCTGGAGTGTCCGAGAAGATTCTGGAGAACGCGTTGCGCGACATCGCGGATGTCACCGGAACGCTCGCGCAGGTATTCATCATCGATCTCGGAGAACGCCTTGATGTAACGCTGCGAAACTTTGTTGAAGCAGGTCTCGATGTTTCGCCCGCTCGTCTCGAACTCGCGGATCGTTTCCGAAATCAGCGCCTGGTCTTCGAGGACGAGGAGATGTGCATCAAAAATCTGGGCTTCCTCGGGCCCGAGATTCTTGTCCACCTCGGACATGATCTTCTGGATCTGCTGGCGCGTAACCAAGATCGCGTGATCGAAGCGCGAGATCTCCTGCATGCGTTTCTCGGGCTCGACCTGATAGGCCGGCACTTCGACGTCGCTCTGCAGATACAAAAACGCCTGGCCATAAGCGATTCCCTGCGAGGCGGCGATGCCTTGCACCAGAGTCTCGGTTTTACCGCGTTTATCCGTGGACATTCAGAGTGTCCGTTTGGCCGGGGTTGGACTCGGGACGCACTACGATAACGGCTCCGCGTCGCGCAGCGTCAACTCGCTTTTGTTAATGAGTGCGTGGTTTTTCCACACAAGTCAGGCCAGACGCGTCTCCGTCACAAATGCCTCCGCGCCCCAAAGCTCCCGAATCCGGGCCGTGATTGCGGCGACCGGGGCGTTTTCCGGCAGAAAAGCAAAGCACGCGCTCCCGCTGCCACTCATACGCGGCGCCAGATCGAATTCCTCCCGCAAGCACTCCAATGCCACCGGCAGGGCAATATGTTTGGTGAACGCGGGCACTTCCATATTGTTAAACAACAACTCTTCGGCCGGCGCCGTAGCATCATCCATCCATGTCATCAACTGAGTCTCGGCCGCCACCGACGGCAGGTAACTGGCCGGCGCACCGGCCGCCAGTTGGCGGTAAGCCCAGACGGTGCTGATGCCAAACGCCGGCTTGAAGACCAACACGCGCCGTCCGCGCAACCGGTCGATCGCCTGCGGCGGCGGCACGCGCAACGACTCCCCTCGCCCGCGCATGATGACCGGCCCATCCTGCAAAAACAGCGGACAATCCGAGCCCAGCGTCGCGGCGACCGTCCCGAGTTCTTCCATCGTGAGCACGCCACCGGCCAGTTGATTCAACGCCAGCAGCGCCGTGGATGCATTGCTGCTGCCTCCACCCAAACCTGCTCCCATGGGAATGCGTTTCTGCAAAGAGAAATGCGCTCCACCCGTCCACGAGGCCGCCTCCGCGAAAGCCTGCGCCGCGCGCAGCACCAGATTCGTCCCGTCGATTTCCAAGGCCGGATCGTCACATTCGAGAGAGAATCCCGCCGGCCGCAGTTCGACCGTGAGCGTATCGCCGAACTCCAAAGGCGCCGCCACCGACACGAGGTCGTGAAAGCCGTCTGCCCTCCGCCCCGTGATCGCGAGGAAGAGGTTTAACTTGGCGGGACTGGATAAGACGAGCGTCACAAAATTGTGACCATAACCTTAACCGTGCGCGGGACCGATTCGAACGAATTTTCTTTCGATTGGCGGATATTAGCGTGGATTAGCACCTCAACATCATGCCTTGCGATCTCATCCTCGCCCTCGACGTCCCCACCCGTGAAGAAGCCGCGCCGATTCTCCGTCAGCTCCGTGGCGAACTGCGCTGGGTCAAGATCGGTCTTCAAATGTTCACCGCCTACGGTCCTGATTATGTGAAGGCCGTCGCCGATGAAGGTTTTAATATCTTTCTCGATCTTAAGCTCCACGACATCCCCAACACCGTCGCCAAGGCCGTCGAGTCCCTCGCCCCGCTTCCCATCGGCATGCTCACGCTCCACGCCTCCGGTGGCCGCGAGATGATGACCTACGCCCGCAAAGCCCAGCTTGCCTCCAAGCCCGACTTGCTGCTCCTCGGCGTCACCGTGCTCACCTCGATGGACGCCACCGGCCTCTGCGAACTCGGCGTCTCCGTGTCTCCCGAATCACAGGTCTCGCGTCTCGGCCAGCTCGCCTCCGACTCCGGCCTCACCGGTCTCGTTTGTTCGCCGCTCGAAGTCTCCATGCTCCGCAAACATCTTCCCGCCGGCATCCAGCTCGTCACGCCCGGCATCCGTCCCGCCGGTGAAGCCGGTGGCGATGACCAGAAACGTATCATGACTCCCGGCGACGCCGCCCGCGCCGGCTCCAGTTATATCGTTGTCGGGCGCCCGATTCTCAAAGCCAAGGACCCCGTCGCCGCCACCCGTGCCATCCTCGCCGACCTCGCCTCTGCCTGATCTTCAACTTAAACTTTGAACTTAAACTAAAAAACATGCCACGCACCGCCGCCATCCTTCTCGCCGCAGGCAGCGGCCATCGCATGAACGGGACCGTCGAGGACAAGATCCTCGCCCCCCTCGGTGGTCGCCCGCTCTTCGTGCACTCGGCCACCGCGTTCGCCGAGAGCGGTGTCGCGGATTTCTACGTCATCGTTTACCGTGATCAGAAGCAGATGCTCGAGCTATCTGCCTACGCCCCGACTCCCGCCCTCTTCGTCCCCGGCGGCGAAGAGCGTCAGGACTCCGTGGCCGCCGCGCTCGCTGCTCTCCCGCCCGACATCGGCAAGGTGTTTATCCACGACTGCGCACGCCCGTTTGTCCGCGTCGACCAGCTCATCGCCCTGCACAAGATCGTTCTGCGCGAAGATGCCGTCGTCCTCGCCCATCGCGTGACCGACTCTATTAAAGAGCACCGTGCCGACGGCCACCTCAAGTCCCTCAACCGCGACAAACTCTGGGCCATGGAAACCCCCCAGGTTTTTGCCCGCGATCTGATCGACGCCGCCTACGCCAAGGTCGCCAAGAAAAAGCTCCACATCACTGACGACGCCGCCGCCGTGGAACTCCTTAAACACCCCGTCGCCATCTTGGAAAACTCGCACGCCAACCCCAAGCTCACCACGCCCGCCGACCTGCCTTGGTTCGAGTATCTCCTCTCGCAATCGCAGTCATGACCTCCCTCCGCATCGGTCACGGTTACGACATCCACCGCATCGTCGCGGGACGTCCGATGATCCTCGGCGGTGTGCGCTTCGAAGCCGACTACGGCCTCGACGGTCACTCCGATGCCGACGCCCTCACCCACGCGATTTGCGACGCGCTCCTCGGCGCCGCCGCCCTGCCCGACATCGGTCATTTTTTCCCCAACACCGATCCCGCCTACAAGAACATCGATTCGCAGGTTCTGCTCCAACGCGTGACCGCCGAGCTCGCCAAGCTCGGTTGGCGCATCGTCAACATCGACGCCTCGGTCATCGCCGAAAAACCCAAGATCTACCCGCGCCTCGCCGAGATGAAGTCCGCCCTCGCGCGCTCCACCGGACTCGGCGTCGGCCAGATCGGCCTTAAGGCCACCACCAACGAGGGCGTTGACCAAATCGGCGAGGGTCTCGCCATCGCCGCCCACGCCGTCGCGCTCATCGAGCACGTTTAACTTATCCATGCGTCCGTCCGCCGCCCGTCCTCCGTCCTCCGTCCTCTGTCTTCTGTCCGCCGTCCTCTGTCTTCTGTCCATCACCGGCTGCACCAAACGCGAAACCGCCGTCGAACGCGGTAACCGCGAACAGATTCTCATCCGCGGCATGGGCCCCGAGGTCGCCGATCTCGACCCGCACCTCGCCACCACCGCCAACGATTATACCGTCCTCTCCGCTCTCTTCGAGGGACTCGTGGCCGAAGACCCGCAGACTCTCGCCCCCGTCCCCGGTGTCGCCGAACGCTGGGAACTGTCCGCCGACGGGCTCACCTATACGTTTCACCTTCGCGCCAACGCCCGCTGGTCTAACGGCGAGCCGGTCACCTCGCGCGATTTCATCGGCTCCTGGAAACGCGTGCTCACGCCGTCCCTCGCCGCCGACAACGCGTATCTTCTCTACATCGTCCAGAACGCCGAGGCGTTTCACAAAGCCAAGCTCACGAATTTTTCCCAGGTCGGCTTCTCCGCACCCGACGACCGCACCGTCCGCATCACGCTCGAGCACCCCGCCGCCTCCTTCCTCTCCATGGTGCAGCACTGGGTGTGGTGGCCCGTGCACGTGCCCACGCTCGAAAAATCCGGCTCACCCTACACGCGCGGCAACCGCTGGACGCTCCCCGCCACGTTCGTCGGCAATGGTCCGTTCGCCCTCAAGGAATGGCGCACCGGCCAGCACATCGACGTGGTCAAGTCCGCCACCTACTGGGACGCCGCGACCGTCCGCCTGAACGGCATTCGCTTCCTGCCCATCGAGGATCTCAACGCCGAGGAACGCGCGTTCCGCTCCGGCCAGCTTCACCTCACCGAGGCCATGCCCGTCGCCAAGGTCGACGCCTACCGCAAGGACAACCCCGCCGTCCTCCGCATCGATCCGTATCTCGGCACCTACTACTACACGCTCAACACCAACCGACCTTTCCTTAACGACGTCAAAGTCCGCCGCGCCCTCGCCCTCGCCGTGGACCGCGCAGGCATCGCCGAAAAAATCCTTCGCGCCGGCCAGCAACCCGCCCACGCCTTCACCCCTCCAGGCACCGCCGGCTACACGTCCACCTCCGGCATTGCCACCGACTTCAACGAAGCCCGCCGCCTGCTCACCGAAGCCGGTTATCCCGAAGGCAAAGGCGCGCCCGTCCTCGAAATCCTGCTCAACACCTCCGACAACCATCGCATCATCGCCGAGGCCATGCAGGCGACCTGGCGCGCCGAGCTCGGCTTGGAAATCCGCCTGCTCAACATGGAAGGCAAAAGCGTGCTCGCCGCCCGCCGCGCAAAAGATTTCCAGATCCTGCGTTCGTCCTGGATCGGTGACTACAACGACCCCGCGACGTTCCTCTCCGTGTGGACGGCCGACAGCGGCAACAACCACAGCGGCTGGAGCAACCCCGCCTACGACCAGTTGCTCTTCCAAGCCGCCCGCACCTCCGACGCCACCGCTCGCAACGCACTCTTTGAACAAGCCGAAGCGATCCTCATCGCCGATGCACCGTTCGTCCCGATCTATCATTACACGCACGTCTTCCTGTTAAACCCATCCGTGCAAGGCTGGCATCCAACGATCCTCGATCACCACCCCTACAAGCACGTTTGGCTTCAAAGCCAGTAGTCCACACTGACGGCGCTCCAAACTTTTTATAGAACTATATTTGAGAATGTTCGCTAATTATGAAATCCAAACGAATCTTTTTTGTCGCGATATTTTTATTAATACTAGGTGTCAGCTTATGGTGGTCTATATCCCCAAAAAAGCCGGCCGAATCGTCGCATGCGGCTGCGTTAATCGAACCCTCACAAGAACCAACGCAGCAAATCACGGAACCGACCTTAATCGTTCCGCCTCCTCGCAACGCAAGCCCTGAGGATCTGCATCAATGGTGGCTTAAAATGTCTAAGCTAGATCAAAAATTTGAATGGAAGATGCCAATAGAGTTTTACGGAAAAGTCATAGATGATGAAGGGCTTCCAGTATCGGCCGCAATCGTAAGCATGCATTGGACCGATATCTCTCCCAATGGCACCTCCGAACGGACTATGACAGCTGATACTCAGGGAAATTTTAGTTTAAACGGAGTTAACGGTAAGCGCTTAATTATTCGTATAAAGAAAGATGGTTACAGAATATATGATAGCGGCAACCGATTCAGCTTTGAATACGCTGCCTACTATGAACCGGAGTGGCACGTTCCGAATGCAGGCAACCCGGTCATCTTTAAGATGCATAAAAACCGCCAGGCCGACCCGCTTGTTGTTCGTGAAAATCAAGAGGCTGAACTTTCCTCAGGTCAAAAGCGTTCCTTTGTTATAGGCCCCAAAGGTGCGGCCGTGATGGTGGAACGTTTGCCCAATATAGATACTAGCCGCAAGGGTTGGGCGGCCCGTATAAGCGTTCCCGGTGGTGGTCTCGTTATATCGACAGTAGAGTTTCCGATTGAGGCTCCAGAAACTGATTACATGGAAACCATTGAGGTAACAGATAAAACACCCAAGCCAGTTGTTTGGCAGGGCGATAACGGCGCAGCCTTTTTTGTTAAAACGCAGCAAGGGTATGGTCGGGTCACAGTGCGCAACACACCTGGCGCGGCTTGGGTCTATGTCACGTCCTACTTTAATCCGAACCCGGCCAGCCGGAACTTGGAATTTGATCCCGCCAAAGTGATAAAGCCCGCGCCGTAACGTCTGCGCAACGTCCCCAATCACCAAACGGCACACGTCGCGCCAGCCCTCCGCAGCCTCCGAGCCGTCAAGCAGTCTACTTCCTCCTCCGCCCGCGATAACGCGTGCTCCGTCCGGTGGAGTGCAACCCCGCTGGGAGCGGCCTGGACGGTGCAGTGGCTCGCGCGAAGCGGCACTCCGCCAGTCCGCGCCGTCACGTCTACGACGACCGTGCTCTGTGCCGCCTGTGCACGGAGGTATGCCCTCTTAAAGGTGACCGAAGGACACTTCAGATCCCGCCCAGCCTGCTTATGCGCTATGCTTGATCCACGTCATTGTTTTTTCCGCGAGGCGGTCGAACGCAACCACGCAGGCTTCGAGGTGTTCTTCTTTCGTGTCTTCGATTTTGTTGTGACTGATGCCGTGCAAACTTTGCACGAACATCATCACCGTCGGCACGCCCGCTCCGCACATTTCCGCCGCATCGTGCAACGGGCCCGACGGCATGCGGTGCGATACTCCGCACGTTTCCTTAATCGCCTCGTCGCAGAGTTCGATTAACTCCGGCGCAAACGGACGCGGTTCGATGTGCCACAACCGTTCCCACTCCACGGTCATGCCTCCCTCCATCGCGAAGCGTTCGCTGGCCGCCTTCGCCTCGGCCAGCATGCGCGCCAGCGCGTCCGCATCCAGATGCCGTTGATCGAGCGTGATCCGGCACTCCGCCACCACACTTGTCACGATCCCCGGCTTCGTCGTGCAGGATCCGATCGTGCACACGCCGCCGTTCCGGTCCGTGATCGCATAAATTTCCGGACTCATCCGTGCCGCCGCCAGGAACGCATCCTTGCGCCGATTCATCGGCGTGCTGCCCGAGTGCGCCGCCTGGCCGCGAAACGTGATCGCATGCCGTTCCACGCCGAACGTCCCCAGCACTGCGGCCAGCGGCAGGTCGAGGTCCAGCAGCACCGGACCTTGCTCGATGTGCAATTCGATGTAGGCGGCCGCGGACTTCAACTCCACGCCGCTGTCCTTCACGCTCTCAAACTCCAGATCACACGCCTGCAACGCCTCGGGCAACCTCGTGCCCGTTTTGTCCGTCAACTTTCGTGCCTCGTCCATGTCGAGCGTGCCCGCGCATGCCGACGAACCGAATAAACTTTTCCCAAAGCGCGCACCTTCTTCGTCCGCCCAATCCACGAGCCGCACCGTCACCGGCGGGCGTCCACCATATTGCGTTACGATGCGCCGCAGAATCTCCACGCCCGCGACCACGTTGAGGCAGCCGTCGAGCCAGCCGCCGTTCGGAACCGAATCCAGATGACCGCCGATCACCAGCGCGCGCTCGGAATCACCCTTCAACGTCGCCCAGAAATTCCCCGCCGCGTCCGTGTGCATTTCCACCGGCAGCTCCTCGAGCTTGGCGCGCAGCCACGCGCGCGCGCTCAACCACGTTCCGCCAAACGCCACGCGTTGCGCACCGTTTTCATCACCGGTGAGCCGGCGCAATTCCTTCAGCTCGGCCACTGTTCGCTTCGGATCTAAGGTCATGACATGTCGTGAGGTTGAGGCGGCCGGCATGCCCCGCTGCAGTTTAGGCACGGCCGATGCTAGAACCATGAGTCAGCAACTAATGAGCCAGCCCGCGTTCTCGCCCGCTCGCTCTCGCACGAATGATCTTTCAACAAGACACGCCCGCCGAGCACCCCCGGAGAACCTCACTCCCCATCCAGCGGCTCATTCCTGCGCACACCCACCGCGCACCGATTTTTTAACATGCCCACCCTATCCACTGTCGTCGACGGCCTGAAGCTTCCCAATCCTTTCATCATCGGCTCCGGCCCTCCCGGCACCAACCTCAGTGTGATCAACCGCGCGTTTCGCGAGGGCTGGGGCGGCGTCATTGCCAAGACCGTCAGTCTCGACGCCTCGAAGGTCGTCAACGTTTCCCCCCGCTACGCCAAACTCCACTCCAACAACGGCGAGATCATCGGCTGGGAAAACATCGAGCTCATCAGCGACCGTCCCTTCAAAATCTGGGAGGACGAATTCAAGCGCTGCAAAGATGCCCAGCCTCCCGGTGCGTTGATCGCCTCCATCATGGAGGAGTTCAACAAGGACGCGTGGATCGAGCTCGTGCAGCGTTGCGAGGCGGCCGGCGTCGATGCGTTCGAACTCAACTTCTCCTGCCCTCACGGTTTGCCTGAACGCAAGATGGGCGCCGCCATGGGCCAGGACCCCGCGATTCTCGAGGAAGTGTGCGGTTGGGTGAAGTCCGCCACCAAGCTCCCCGTCTGGGCAAAGATGACGCCCAACATCACCCACATCGAAGATCCGGGCCGCGCCGCACTTCGCGGCGGCGCCACCGGTCTCGCAGCCATCAACACGATCCGCAGCGTGATGGGCGTTAACCTCGAAACGCTGCGCCCCGAACCCACCGTCGAGGGCTACACCACGCCCGGCGGCTATTCGTCGAAAGCCGTGAAACCCATCGCACTTCGCATGGTCATGGAGCTCGCGACCATGATTCAGAAAGAATTCCCCGATCGCAGTCTCTCCGGCCTCGGCGGAATCGAAACGGGCGAGGACGCCGCGCAGTTTATTCTCCTCGGTGCCGACACCGTTCAAGTCTGCACAGGCGTCATGAAGTTCGGCTACGAATGCGTGAAGCCCATGCAGGACCAGCTCCTCGCGTTCATGGAAAAACACAAATTCGAGACCATCGCGGACTTCAAAGGCAAGAGTCTCCCCTACTTCACCACGCACGCCGATCTCGTCGTCAAACAAACCGCCCGCAAGGACGCCCAAAAAGCCGCGGTCGCCGCCTCCGCTTCAGCCACGAAAAAAATGGTCGCCAACGATGCGGAATGGACCGGCGACGATTTCGTCAAGCAGTCCAACGACCTCGCCCGCTAACGTCCGACCAACGGACGCGTCATGTCCCTTCCCATCTGTCAGAACTACATCGGCGGCCAGTGGATGCCCGCGTCGTCTTCAGCGACGACGCCCGTGTTCAATCCGTCGACCGGTGAGATTATCGCCACTTGTCCCGTCGGCACCTGCGTCGACGCCGAGGCCGCGATCGCAGCTGCTGCTGCCGCATTTCCTGCGTGGCGCGACACACCGCCTGTTGATCGCGCACGTGTATTTTTCCGCTATCGCCATCTGATCGAACAAAACTTCGAACGCATCACTGCGTTGATCTGCCGCGAACACGGCAAGACCGCCATCGAAGCCAAAGGCGACCTGCATCGCGGACTCGAAAACGTCGAATACGCCTGTGGGATCCCCACGTTGCTCATGGGCGACACGCTCGAAAATATCGCCCGCGGCGTGGATTGCGAAACAATGAACCAGCCGCTCGGCGTCTGCGTCGGCATCACGCCGTTTAACTTTCCTGCAATGGTTCCGCTCTGGATGTTCCCGTTGGGAATCGCGTGCGGAAACACCTTCGTTTTCAAGCCGAGCGAAAAAGTCCCGCTCACCGCCATCGCACTCGTCGAACTCCTCATCGAAGCCGGCCTGCCCAAAGGCGTGATGAACCTCGTTCACGGTGGTCGTGAAGTCGTGGACACGCTCCTCACCCATCCGACCGTCAAAGCCATTTCCTTCGTCGGCTCAACTCCCGTCGCCAAACACATCCACGAGACCGGCACGCGCCACGGCAAGCGCGTCCAAGCCAACGGCGGCGCCAAAAACTACATCGTCATCATGCCCGATGCCGACATGGGCAAAACCGTCGAAAACCTCGCCACCGCCGCCTTCGGTTGCGCCGGCGAGCGCTGCATGGCGGGCTCCACCGCGATCACTGTGGGCGCCGCCGCCGATAAACTTCTCCCCGATCTCATCACCGCAGCCAAGGCCATCAAGGTCGGCCCCACCGATCGCGCCGCGCAACCACACATGGGCGCCGTTATCACCGCAGCCCACCGCGATCGCATCGCCAGCCTGGTCGACAGCGGCGAATCCGAAGGCGCCAAAATTCTGGCCGACGGCCGCACACTCAAAGTTTCCGAAGCGCCCGCCGGTTTTTATTTTGGACCGACCATTGTCGACGACGTTCGAGACCACATGGCACTCGCCCGC
This portion of the Rariglobus hedericola genome encodes:
- a CDS encoding carboxypeptidase-like regulatory domain-containing protein is translated as MKSKRIFFVAIFLLILGVSLWWSISPKKPAESSHAAALIEPSQEPTQQITEPTLIVPPPRNASPEDLHQWWLKMSKLDQKFEWKMPIEFYGKVIDDEGLPVSAAIVSMHWTDISPNGTSERTMTADTQGNFSLNGVNGKRLIIRIKKDGYRIYDSGNRFSFEYAAYYEPEWHVPNAGNPVIFKMHKNRQADPLVVRENQEAELSSGQKRSFVIGPKGAAVMVERLPNIDTSRKGWAARISVPGGGLVISTVEFPIEAPETDYMETIEVTDKTPKPVVWQGDNGAAFFVKTQQGYGRVTVRNTPGAAWVYVTSYFNPNPASRNLEFDPAKVIKPAP
- a CDS encoding IspD/TarI family cytidylyltransferase; this encodes MPRTAAILLAAGSGHRMNGTVEDKILAPLGGRPLFVHSATAFAESGVADFYVIVYRDQKQMLELSAYAPTPALFVPGGEERQDSVAAALAALPPDIGKVFIHDCARPFVRVDQLIALHKIVLREDAVVLAHRVTDSIKEHRADGHLKSLNRDKLWAMETPQVFARDLIDAAYAKVAKKKLHITDDAAAVELLKHPVAILENSHANPKLTTPADLPWFEYLLSQSQS
- a CDS encoding peptide ABC transporter substrate-binding protein, which produces MRPSAARPPSSVLCLLSAVLCLLSITGCTKRETAVERGNREQILIRGMGPEVADLDPHLATTANDYTVLSALFEGLVAEDPQTLAPVPGVAERWELSADGLTYTFHLRANARWSNGEPVTSRDFIGSWKRVLTPSLAADNAYLLYIVQNAEAFHKAKLTNFSQVGFSAPDDRTVRITLEHPAASFLSMVQHWVWWPVHVPTLEKSGSPYTRGNRWTLPATFVGNGPFALKEWRTGQHIDVVKSATYWDAATVRLNGIRFLPIEDLNAEERAFRSGQLHLTEAMPVAKVDAYRKDNPAVLRIDPYLGTYYYTLNTNRPFLNDVKVRRALALAVDRAGIAEKILRAGQQPAHAFTPPGTAGYTSTSGIATDFNEARRLLTEAGYPEGKGAPVLEILLNTSDNHRIIAEAMQATWRAELGLEIRLLNMEGKSVLAARRAKDFQILRSSWIGDYNDPATFLSVWTADSGNNHSGWSNPAYDQLLFQAARTSDATARNALFEQAEAILIADAPFVPIYHYTHVFLLNPSVQGWHPTILDHHPYKHVWLQSQ
- a CDS encoding Zn-dependent hydrolase, with product MTLDPKRTVAELKELRRLTGDENGAQRVAFGGTWLSARAWLRAKLEELPVEMHTDAAGNFWATLKGDSERALVIGGHLDSVPNGGWLDGCLNVVAGVEILRRIVTQYGGRPPVTVRLVDWADEEGARFGKSLFGSSACAGTLDMDEARKLTDKTGTRLPEALQACDLEFESVKDSGVELKSAAAYIELHIEQGPVLLDLDLPLAAVLGTFGVERHAITFRGQAAHSGSTPMNRRKDAFLAAARMSPEIYAITDRNGGVCTIGSCTTKPGIVTSVVAECRITLDQRHLDADALARMLAEAKAASERFAMEGGMTVEWERLWHIEPRPFAPELIELCDEAIKETCGVSHRMPSGPLHDAAEMCGAGVPTVMMFVQSLHGISHNKIEDTKEEHLEACVVAFDRLAEKTMTWIKHSA
- the ispF gene encoding 2-C-methyl-D-erythritol 2,4-cyclodiphosphate synthase, which produces MTSLRIGHGYDIHRIVAGRPMILGGVRFEADYGLDGHSDADALTHAICDALLGAAALPDIGHFFPNTDPAYKNIDSQVLLQRVTAELAKLGWRIVNIDASVIAEKPKIYPRLAEMKSALARSTGLGVGQIGLKATTNEGVDQIGEGLAIAAHAVALIEHV